A window from Cryobacterium sp. SO1 encodes these proteins:
- a CDS encoding ATP-binding cassette domain-containing protein: protein MRAVVWPRWLGLLVLLSLVVSPVVITWSLAGPDTALLRSLSERLPFAAGTVVAPILSGLLGVGLGLLVPRRHGWADQRFRALILAGGAVCLLWLTLVSVFWFAVQGEILPFLADEASAGAGLDTLNTLLIPATIAMFGGAVAVAVHVRAATLIMAAEGHVQTSRSRGLPTTWPVVRRVLHRTLPAVVAIQLVEFLVFYGGSLTVQGAFAAPLPATDLPRLLPTESLPIVLGSILLGTVGFVMAALALATSTPPPMVDTRLRTSAQDGGLAALLAPPGLSSALPSAPQPSAPQPSPTQPSPTTPALASIGFRAADFLDIRDLRTHSTGEGAQREPLGGVSLTLPRGQTLAVIGDDPDGTSLLCQSISGMQQLRHAAMSGSILFDGIELVGLPERDFRHLRGRRIGFLTAPAADRLDPNVRIGRHLVTLVTRQTETPRSLAASVVLALLVRVGVDDAERVFAAYPGETPAVTCQRVLLAGALVGGPQLVVADDPTRGFSAGDEAEFLDLLRSLQQERGFTLIAVSSRVEIAVRCDRVAIMSDGAIVEYASVPELLTAPQHPHTQRLVARGAPGSNGP from the coding sequence ATGCGCGCTGTTGTATGGCCCCGATGGTTGGGGCTGCTGGTCCTGCTGTCCCTGGTGGTCTCCCCAGTGGTTATCACGTGGTCGCTGGCCGGACCTGACACCGCGTTGCTGCGCTCACTTTCGGAGCGGCTGCCGTTTGCCGCCGGCACCGTCGTTGCACCGATCCTGTCCGGTCTCCTGGGCGTCGGTTTAGGCCTCCTGGTCCCGCGGCGCCACGGCTGGGCCGACCAGCGGTTTCGTGCCCTGATTCTTGCCGGGGGCGCCGTGTGCCTGCTCTGGTTGACGCTCGTGAGTGTCTTCTGGTTTGCGGTGCAGGGTGAGATCCTGCCGTTCCTGGCCGATGAGGCGTCTGCCGGCGCCGGCCTGGACACCCTGAACACCCTGCTCATTCCGGCCACCATCGCGATGTTCGGCGGCGCTGTCGCCGTCGCCGTTCACGTCCGGGCGGCGACGCTGATCATGGCCGCCGAGGGACACGTGCAAACCTCCCGCAGCCGGGGGCTGCCCACCACCTGGCCGGTCGTTCGCCGGGTGCTCCACCGCACACTACCCGCAGTCGTGGCCATCCAACTCGTCGAATTCCTTGTGTTCTACGGTGGCTCACTGACTGTTCAGGGCGCATTCGCCGCACCGCTCCCGGCCACCGACCTGCCCCGGCTGCTCCCCACCGAAAGCCTGCCCATAGTACTCGGGAGCATCCTGCTCGGCACCGTCGGCTTCGTGATGGCTGCCCTCGCCCTCGCAACAAGCACCCCTCCGCCCATGGTCGACACGCGGCTGCGGACTTCGGCCCAGGACGGCGGGCTCGCCGCCCTGCTCGCCCCACCTGGACTCTCCTCAGCGCTGCCCAGCGCTCCCCAGCCCAGCGCTCCCCAGCCCAGCCCCACCCAGCCCAGCCCCACCACGCCGGCCCTAGCCTCCATAGGTTTCCGGGCCGCCGATTTCCTCGACATCCGCGATCTGCGCACGCACTCGACCGGGGAAGGGGCGCAGCGGGAGCCGCTGGGCGGCGTCAGCCTCACGCTGCCGCGTGGGCAGACCCTTGCGGTCATCGGCGACGACCCTGACGGCACCTCGTTGCTTTGTCAGTCCATCTCGGGGATGCAGCAGCTGAGGCACGCAGCCATGTCCGGGTCGATCCTGTTCGACGGTATCGAGCTCGTTGGGCTGCCTGAGCGGGACTTCCGGCACCTGCGGGGGCGGCGCATCGGGTTCCTGACCGCGCCGGCCGCCGACCGCCTCGACCCGAACGTTCGCATCGGTCGGCACCTCGTGACGCTGGTCACCCGCCAGACCGAAACGCCCCGTTCCCTAGCAGCCTCGGTTGTTCTGGCGCTGCTCGTCCGGGTCGGCGTTGACGACGCGGAGAGGGTGTTCGCGGCCTACCCCGGTGAGACGCCGGCGGTGACCTGCCAGCGAGTGCTGCTCGCCGGCGCGCTGGTCGGCGGGCCGCAACTGGTCGTCGCTGACGATCCCACCAGGGGCTTCTCTGCCGGTGACGAGGCGGAATTCCTGGACCTGCTGCGCTCGCTGCAACAGGAGCGCGGCTTCACCCTCATCGCTGTGTCTTCGAGGGTGGAGATCGCCGTACGATGCGACCGGGTCGCGATCATGAGCGACGGCGCGATCGTCGAGTATGCCTCGGTTCCGGAGCTGCTGACCGCCCCTCAGCATCCGCACACCCAGCGGCTGGTCGCGCGGGGCGCGCCGGGATCCAACGGCCCCTGA
- a CDS encoding GntR family transcriptional regulator has product MASTGGETVYLTLRARILSGELGSGLMLREQALAEELGVSRTPVREALRRLDEAGLVTVVPNRGAQVVPWTVEQVRETYFVRAGLESRAAGLAASRITPDEIAMLSVLIDAMEPLVTADDDLGVAELGRLNAEFHRIVVTASRSPQLTALTTSVARVPLMEAAFRAHGALYRSRSNHQHRDILTALRTRDSIWAEAAMRSHILGARNAVSEA; this is encoded by the coding sequence GTGGCGTCAACAGGCGGGGAAACGGTCTATCTTACCCTGCGCGCGCGCATCCTCTCCGGCGAGCTGGGCTCTGGCCTGATGCTGAGGGAACAGGCCCTGGCCGAGGAACTCGGGGTGAGTCGCACCCCGGTTCGGGAAGCGCTTCGTCGCCTCGACGAGGCCGGGCTGGTGACAGTCGTGCCCAATCGCGGCGCCCAGGTCGTGCCGTGGACCGTCGAACAGGTTCGAGAAACCTACTTCGTTCGGGCCGGGCTCGAGAGCCGGGCCGCAGGCCTGGCCGCCAGCCGGATCACGCCAGACGAAATCGCCATGCTCAGCGTGCTCATCGACGCCATGGAACCCCTGGTGACGGCCGACGACGACCTCGGAGTCGCCGAGCTGGGCAGGCTTAACGCCGAGTTCCATCGCATCGTGGTCACCGCCTCCCGCAGCCCGCAACTGACGGCCCTCACCACCTCAGTTGCCCGGGTGCCGTTGATGGAGGCCGCCTTCCGCGCGCACGGTGCGCTGTACCGCTCGCGGAGCAACCACCAGCACCGCGATATCCTCACGGCCTTGCGCACGCGCGACAGCATTTGGGCCGAAGCGGCCATGCGATCGCACATCCTCGGCGCCCGCAACGCCGTCAGCGAAGCCTGA
- a CDS encoding circularly permuted type 2 ATP-grasp protein yields MVDLFSGYGATSAPPRERGATSAWDEMFPDPSSLSPTETRAAYKDVYNALARMTQEELRGRTDALASSYLAQGVTFDFAGEERPFPLDAVPRVIEQPEWVNVEAGIKQRVLALEAFLADIYGPQAAVRDGVIPAGLITSSKHFHRQAAGITSANNVRIQVSGIDLIRDEVGAWRVLEDNVRVPSGVSYVISNRRVMAQTLPELFVSMRVRPVGDYPNKLLQALRASAPAGVDDPNIVVLTPGVFNSAYFEHTLLARLMGVELVEGRDLFCSGGRVWMRTTAGPTRVDVIYRRVDDEFLDPLQFRADSQLGSPGILMAARLGNVTIANAVGNGVADDKLVYTYLPELIKYYLGEDAIIPNVDTWRLEDPLALEEVLDRLDELVVKPVDGSGGKGLVVGPAASKTELETLRQRLLADPRGWIAQPVVQLSTIPTLVDDGMRPRHADLRPFAVNDGSDVWVLPGGLTRVALPEGELVVNSSQGGGSKDTWVIGLEPDFNTGGGSARNIQGLVNDQAANTQSISVIPTRVVDHSPQDTPPGGDQDQEQQQQQQQQHAITPAGRILEC; encoded by the coding sequence ATGGTTGACCTCTTCAGCGGCTATGGCGCTACCTCCGCACCGCCCCGCGAGCGAGGCGCAACGTCGGCCTGGGACGAGATGTTCCCGGATCCGTCGTCGCTCTCGCCCACGGAAACCCGGGCGGCCTACAAGGATGTGTACAACGCGCTCGCCCGTATGACCCAGGAGGAACTGCGGGGGCGCACCGACGCCCTGGCCAGCTCCTACCTGGCCCAGGGGGTGACGTTCGACTTCGCCGGCGAGGAGCGGCCGTTTCCGCTCGACGCCGTGCCCCGGGTGATCGAGCAGCCGGAATGGGTGAACGTAGAGGCCGGCATCAAGCAGCGGGTCCTCGCGCTGGAGGCCTTCCTCGCCGACATCTATGGCCCGCAGGCAGCGGTGCGGGACGGAGTCATTCCGGCCGGCCTGATCACGTCGTCCAAGCACTTCCACCGTCAGGCGGCTGGGATCACGTCGGCGAACAACGTGCGGATCCAGGTGTCCGGCATCGACCTGATCCGAGACGAGGTGGGCGCCTGGCGGGTGCTCGAAGACAACGTGCGCGTGCCCAGCGGGGTCAGCTACGTCATCTCCAATCGGCGCGTGATGGCGCAGACCCTGCCCGAACTGTTCGTCTCGATGCGGGTGCGCCCGGTGGGCGACTACCCCAACAAGCTGTTGCAGGCCCTGCGCGCCTCGGCCCCGGCCGGCGTCGACGACCCCAACATCGTGGTGCTCACCCCCGGCGTCTTCAACTCCGCCTACTTCGAGCACACCCTGCTGGCCCGGCTGATGGGGGTGGAGCTCGTCGAGGGCCGCGACCTGTTCTGCTCCGGCGGCCGGGTCTGGATGCGCACCACCGCCGGTCCCACAAGGGTCGACGTGATCTACCGCAGGGTCGACGACGAGTTCCTGGACCCCCTGCAGTTCCGCGCCGATTCGCAGTTGGGCTCGCCGGGCATCCTGATGGCCGCACGCCTGGGCAACGTGACCATCGCCAACGCTGTGGGCAACGGCGTCGCCGACGACAAGTTGGTCTACACCTACCTGCCCGAGCTGATCAAGTACTACCTCGGCGAGGATGCGATCATCCCCAACGTGGACACCTGGCGGCTCGAAGACCCGCTCGCGCTGGAGGAGGTGCTCGACAGGCTCGACGAACTCGTGGTCAAGCCCGTCGACGGCTCCGGCGGCAAGGGCCTCGTGGTGGGGCCGGCGGCGTCCAAGACGGAGCTGGAGACCCTGCGGCAACGGCTGCTCGCGGATCCGCGCGGCTGGATCGCCCAGCCGGTGGTGCAGCTGTCGACCATCCCCACCCTCGTCGACGACGGGATGCGTCCCCGGCACGCGGACCTCCGTCCGTTCGCCGTGAACGACGGGTCGGATGTCTGGGTGCTGCCCGGCGGGCTCACTCGGGTGGCCCTGCCTGAGGGTGAGCTCGTGGTGAACTCCAGCCAGGGCGGCGGCTCGAAGGACACCTGGGTGATCGGGCTCGAGCCCGACTTCAACACCGGTGGCGGCTCGGCCCGCAACATCCAAGGTCTCGTCAACGACCAGGCCGCAAACACCCAGTCCATCTCGGTCATCCCGACCCGGGTCGTCGACCATTCCCCGCAGGACACCCCGCCGGGAGGCGACCAGGATCAAGAACAGCAACAGCAACAGCAACAGCAACACGCCATCACTCCAGCCGGAAGGATCCTCGAATGCTGA
- a CDS encoding alpha-E domain-containing protein: MLSRIAESLFWIGRYIERSDGTARILDVHLQLLLEDPWIEENLACRSLLHLMGSSVPPDRELTRKDVLATLAADRTHPASIAYSLGAARENARRAREIVSTELWECLNTTYTKMPKNIASAKTHDFFGWVRERAALAVGIVESSASRDDAWHFFTLGRSLEQADMTARLLATRSLTENSGPSWTTILRSCGAYESYLRTYRGVPSARNAAEFLLLDRLFPRSIVFSISRAEQCLQELEPRTDRLGVSESSQRVLGQIRSQLEYRPIMEILNDLPGHMDMVQDATSTASESIGQRYFPTSAVPTWTGEAS; this comes from the coding sequence ATGCTGAGCCGCATCGCCGAGAGCCTGTTCTGGATCGGCCGTTACATCGAACGCAGCGACGGCACGGCCCGCATCCTGGACGTGCACCTGCAGCTGCTGTTGGAGGACCCGTGGATCGAAGAAAACCTGGCCTGCCGGTCCCTGCTGCACCTGATGGGCAGCTCGGTACCGCCCGACCGTGAGCTGACCCGCAAGGACGTGCTCGCGACCCTGGCGGCGGACCGCACGCATCCGGCCTCGATCGCGTACTCGCTCGGCGCCGCCAGGGAGAACGCCCGGCGGGCCAGGGAGATCGTGTCGACCGAACTGTGGGAGTGCCTGAACACCACGTACACGAAGATGCCTAAGAACATCGCCAGCGCCAAGACGCACGACTTCTTCGGCTGGGTGCGCGAACGCGCGGCCCTGGCCGTGGGCATCGTCGAGTCCAGCGCCAGCCGGGACGACGCCTGGCACTTCTTCACTCTGGGCCGCAGCCTCGAACAGGCCGACATGACCGCGCGGCTGCTGGCCACCCGGTCGCTGACCGAGAACAGCGGGCCGTCCTGGACGACCATCCTGCGCTCTTGCGGGGCGTACGAGTCGTATCTGCGCACCTACCGTGGGGTGCCCTCGGCCCGGAACGCTGCCGAATTCCTGCTGCTTGACCGGCTGTTCCCGCGGTCGATCGTCTTCTCGATCTCGCGGGCGGAGCAGTGCCTGCAGGAGTTGGAACCGCGCACCGACCGGTTAGGCGTCTCCGAGTCGTCCCAGCGGGTGCTCGGCCAGATCCGCAGCCAGTTGGAATACCGGCCGATCATGGAGATCCTGAACGACCTGCCTGGGCACATGGACATGGTGCAGGACGCCACCAGCACCGCGTCGGAGTCGATCGGGCAACGGTACTTCCCGACCAGCGCTGTGCCCACCTGGACGGGAGAGGCATCGTGA
- a CDS encoding MarR family winged helix-turn-helix transcriptional regulator — MSIEDDAVEVRAQGWRTLAALHGRIETVLERALQAGFDLSVVEFTVLDALSRQHGWHMRMQQLARAAALSSSATTRLVNRLEDRALLTRILCADDRRGIYTELTETGKALLARARPVYDDALAGALSAAEEEPELGPLVDALHRLPDLARASA, encoded by the coding sequence ATGAGCATCGAAGACGACGCCGTCGAGGTCCGGGCGCAGGGCTGGCGCACGCTCGCCGCCCTGCACGGCCGCATCGAGACCGTGCTGGAGCGCGCCCTGCAGGCCGGCTTCGACCTCTCGGTGGTGGAGTTCACTGTTCTGGATGCCCTCAGCCGCCAGCACGGCTGGCACATGCGGATGCAGCAGCTCGCGCGTGCCGCGGCGCTGTCGAGCAGTGCGACGACCCGCCTGGTGAACCGGTTGGAGGACCGGGCGCTGCTCACCCGCATCCTCTGCGCCGACGACCGTCGGGGCATCTATACCGAGCTCACCGAGACCGGCAAGGCCCTGCTGGCCCGGGCCCGCCCGGTCTACGACGACGCGCTCGCCGGCGCTCTGTCCGCCGCCGAGGAGGAGCCGGAGCTCGGCCCGCTCGTCGACGCCCTGCACCGCCTGCCCGACCTGGCCCGAGCCTCCGCCTGA
- a CDS encoding helix-turn-helix transcriptional regulator: MVTVDPSFSSPAAPTRPAPAPIRPSGAADPGETGLDALTLGRRIRDRRHRLGLTLDTLAAAVDRAPSQISMIENGKREPRLSMLRLIAAALDTSVDELLRTDAPSPRAALEIAVERAQRGPVFTALGLPRFRVGPGQPDETLQTILTLHNEIERLHRERAATPEEARRANAQLRAEMRERDNYFPDLEAQALELLTAVGHSGGPVSHQVVADMAAHLGFSLHYVGDLPHSTRSVTDKRNGRIYLPTEQSASRDSRSPILQAFASHLCGHSEPESYADFLRQRVETNYLTAAILLPETDTLRLLNDAKAARRISLEDLRDAFSVSYETAAHRFTNLATARLGIPVHFMKVHESGTIIKAYENDDVQFPSDALGAVEGSTVCRSWTARTVFDVPDRFSPWYQYTDTPSGTFWCTSRIEKAKEGDYSVSVGVPFTHVNWFRGRETTNRAVSSCPDESCCRRAPDTLSGRWEGQSWPVARTPTSLLAALPTGTFPGVDPTEVYEFLEAHSPA; encoded by the coding sequence ATGGTCACCGTCGATCCCAGCTTTTCGTCCCCCGCCGCACCCACCCGACCGGCGCCTGCCCCGATCAGGCCCTCCGGCGCCGCCGACCCGGGCGAAACCGGCCTCGACGCCCTCACCCTGGGTCGTCGCATCCGGGACCGGCGGCATCGGCTCGGACTCACCCTCGACACCCTCGCCGCGGCCGTCGACCGGGCACCCTCGCAGATTTCGATGATCGAAAACGGCAAACGCGAACCGCGCCTGTCGATGCTGCGACTGATCGCCGCGGCGCTGGACACCTCAGTCGACGAGCTACTGCGCACCGATGCGCCCAGCCCCCGGGCGGCGCTGGAGATCGCCGTCGAACGGGCTCAACGCGGGCCGGTCTTCACGGCCCTCGGGCTGCCCCGGTTCCGGGTCGGCCCCGGCCAACCCGACGAGACCCTGCAGACCATCCTCACCCTGCACAACGAGATCGAACGGCTGCACCGGGAACGCGCGGCCACCCCGGAGGAGGCCCGGCGCGCCAACGCCCAGCTGCGCGCCGAGATGCGCGAGCGGGACAACTACTTCCCCGACCTCGAGGCGCAGGCGCTTGAGCTGCTCACGGCCGTCGGTCATTCCGGCGGCCCGGTCTCGCACCAGGTGGTCGCCGACATGGCCGCCCACCTCGGCTTCTCCCTGCACTACGTGGGTGACCTGCCGCACTCCACTCGGTCGGTGACCGACAAGCGCAACGGACGAATTTACTTGCCCACCGAGCAGTCAGCGTCCCGCGACAGTCGCTCCCCGATCCTCCAGGCCTTCGCCAGCCACCTCTGCGGGCACTCGGAGCCGGAAAGTTACGCCGACTTTCTGCGACAGCGGGTGGAGACCAACTACCTGACCGCCGCCATCCTGTTGCCCGAAACCGACACCCTGCGCCTCTTGAACGACGCCAAAGCCGCCCGCCGGATCTCGCTCGAAGACCTGAGGGATGCCTTCTCGGTGTCTTACGAGACCGCCGCGCACCGCTTCACCAACCTGGCCACGGCCAGGCTGGGCATCCCGGTGCACTTCATGAAAGTGCACGAGTCCGGCACCATCATCAAGGCCTACGAGAACGACGACGTGCAGTTCCCCAGCGACGCCCTCGGCGCCGTGGAGGGCTCCACGGTCTGTCGCAGCTGGACCGCCCGCACGGTCTTCGATGTGCCCGACCGGTTCAGCCCCTGGTACCAGTACACCGACACGCCGTCCGGCACCTTCTGGTGCACCTCACGCATCGAGAAGGCCAAGGAAGGCGACTACTCGGTGAGCGTCGGCGTGCCGTTCACCCACGTCAACTGGTTCCGCGGCCGGGAGACCACCAACCGTGCGGTGTCCAGCTGCCCGGATGAATCCTGCTGCCGGCGGGCACCCGATACCCTCTCCGGCCGGTGGGAAGGCCAATCCTGGCCGGTTGCCCGCACCCCCACGAGCCTGCTCGCCGCCCTGCCAACGGGCACCTTTCCCGGCGTCGACCCCACCGAGGTCTACGAGTTCCTCGAGGCGCACTCCCCCGCCTGA
- a CDS encoding transglutaminase family protein, producing the protein MKRLRIRHTTGYRYNGEVATSYNEARMLPGTSPDQFVLYSNLDISPVSSNHNYVDYWGTRVSSFEVLTPHAELTLTANSLVEVSPREHPLHPMPWGDLAALVARSTSSVEQSWQTPLTEPPEDVVASAAEIAGRLDPCDAALAICRFVGENIAYVQGVTGVKTNAREAWSDKRGVCQDITHVALGALRSVGIPARYVSGYLHPKPQAAIGETVTGESHAWVEWFCGDWRGYDPTNLIDIGDRHVGVGRGRDYNDIAPLRGVYAGSGGSQLFVKVEITRES; encoded by the coding sequence GTGAAGCGCCTGCGCATCCGGCACACCACCGGTTACCGGTACAACGGTGAGGTCGCGACGTCGTACAACGAGGCGCGGATGCTGCCTGGCACGTCGCCGGACCAATTCGTGTTGTACTCCAACCTGGACATCAGCCCGGTGTCGAGCAACCACAACTACGTGGACTACTGGGGCACCCGGGTGTCGTCGTTCGAGGTGCTCACCCCGCATGCCGAGCTCACCCTCACCGCCAACAGCCTGGTGGAGGTGTCGCCACGGGAGCACCCGCTGCATCCGATGCCTTGGGGCGACCTGGCGGCGCTGGTGGCCAGGTCGACCTCGTCGGTCGAACAGTCCTGGCAGACGCCTCTCACCGAGCCGCCGGAGGATGTGGTGGCCAGCGCCGCCGAAATCGCCGGCCGGCTGGACCCGTGTGACGCGGCGCTGGCGATCTGCCGGTTCGTGGGCGAGAACATTGCCTACGTGCAGGGGGTCACCGGTGTGAAGACCAATGCCCGCGAGGCCTGGTCCGACAAGCGCGGAGTCTGTCAGGACATCACCCACGTGGCCCTCGGGGCGCTTCGCTCGGTCGGTATCCCGGCCCGCTACGTGTCCGGCTACCTGCACCCCAAGCCCCAGGCTGCGATCGGGGAGACCGTCACCGGGGAGTCGCATGCCTGGGTGGAGTGGTTCTGCGGAGATTGGCGCGGCTACGATCCCACAAACCTGATCGACATCGGCGACCGGCACGTGGGAGTGGGTCGCGGCCGGGACTACAACGACATCGCCCCGCTGCGCGGTGTCTACGCCGGGTCGGGCGGGTCACAGCTGTTCGTGAAGGTGGAGATCACCCGGGAGTCGTGA